The genomic DNA GATCCCAAAATGCATCTATTTcattaagtgaaaaaaaaatatttacacataCAAATACCAAAACAGAGATATTAAGTATTTTCAACACACAATATAATGTTTCAAAAGCCAAAGTAAAATCAACATTTACTCAGTGGATGATGCAAAATCCTAGGATGTCATTCACATGTTTAAAACGATCACAAAAGTTTTAGAGCACAAGGCAAAAAAATACTTTCAAGGTTCAAGGAACACAAACACAATCTACATAAGTTAAAATATCTACGAGAGACTCTACATCCACTATATATAATGAGAGAGCTTACGATACACAAGCACTGAAACATAGAGAATAGtaaaatcaaaatacacaaTGTGCTCATCTAGAAAAGCAAGCAATTTTTATGATTCTCAAACTGAAAAACAATACCAAGTCTCTCAAATTGGAATCTGTTCCCAACTGTGTCATCATTAAAGCTCATTAAAGGGTTGATAAAAGCACCAGAAACTACCACTTTGGAGTACAGGATGTTGTATGCATCTCTCACTTGTGATTTTCATATACTAATTACAAACAAGTTTGGAATgcacttaaaacaaaaataaaaaggtttgaAAGCATATACCTATCAAAAGTCTTGACAATCTGAACACCTTAACTTGAAGAGCACATACctgaaaggaaaagaaaaaagaatttgttaGTCTTTATTTTATGTGAATGTATATACTTACCTCGCTGGGCTAAACTTCTTTAAGCCGTACATTGGTCCAAGTTCTGGTCAATTTTACCATCAAACAAGTCACAATCTTGTGTTAAAGCACATACctgaaaggaaaagaaaaaagaatttgttaGTCTTCATTTTAGGTGAATGTATATACTTACCTCGTGGGCTAAACTTCTTTAAGCCGTACGTTGTTCCAAGTTCTGGTCAATCAAACAAGTCACAATCTTGTCTTAAGATTTTCTTTAGTCCGCTCATCCAACATATCGCAACTCATTTCCTTACATGCATGCACTACCCTTCCAATGTCTTTTGACTCCTTTGTCTTATGGTTTACCAGCCGAGGATGCCAAACTTTGAGAACCTTTTGGTTCTTatttcatgtcttatggtttttaccagccgagcGTGCCAAACTTTGAGAACCTTTTGGTTCTTacttcatgtcttatggtttttaccagccgagggtaccaaactttgagaactctttggttctttattcatgtcttatggtttttatcagccgagggtaccaaactttgagagaactctttggttctctattcatgtcttatggtttttacaagccgagggtaccaaactttgagagaactctttggttctctattcatgtcttatggtttttacaagccgagggtaccaaactttgagagaactctttggttctctattcatgtcttatggtttttataaGCCGAGGGTACCCAACTTTGAGAAAACTCTTTGGTTCTCtattcatgtcttatggtttttacaagccgagggtaccaaactttgagaactctttggttctatGTCTTTTGTCTTAAGACTTATTTAGCCGTATCCAACAAAACGCAACCTCTTTTCCAATTCCCAACATGCATGCACTACCAAGCCAACAGTTAACGATTTTGCTCGGGACAATGTCCCCAAAATAGAATCTGACAGAACACTATTAGATTAATGTCTGTCAATGATCTGTTTTgggtttaaaaagaaaacaaaaacgaacaTCAAAACTTAAAAGCCCCAAAACTAAGAATCTGCAGACCAagtaaccaaaaccaaaaacggATCTGGATTCTTATTAAagtgaataatttttttgttgttggatcaagaacacaaaaacaaaacaaaaaatcttgaTTCTAAAATCAAGATGATACAAAAGTCAAttccttaaataaaataaaaacaataaatccGAACAGAAGTGGACTGATCAATTGTACCCCATTTGATTTCAGTCCTCAAAAACTTGGAAACACGAAAACAAAAGGAAGGAGTTACCTTGTACACGTGAAAACATGAAGGTACCGCTTAACTAAAACATGAACATGATAGATAAATCACAAATGAAAAAGAGACAAATCCTAGTGACTGAAAAATGCAATCAGAGAACAACAATCTAAAACCGACATTGAGTTTGTAAGTATCCTGGGAACTGTAACTCAAGAATGATAACAGTAGTCAAAGCTATTGAAGCCCaccttccaaaaaaaaatgaatataactTTACAACAGTctctaataattaaaaacaagacCAAATAAAATGAACTTAAAAACTATGTATATACCAAATTCAGAGCCGTAAACGAACGCACACCATCAATAAAATGCTACAATACAGCAATGGCCTAGCAAATGACTGAAAATACCGTTACTCAAACACAGAGCTAAGCTTGTTAGTCAGACCATTCCAGTGGTATAGAACTCATATGCAAACACGAAGACAATCCAAGACCTAATGGCCTAGCAAATGACTGATAATGCCATTCCTTCAAACAGAGAGCTAAGCTTGTTAGCCCCATTACGTGCTTTACAAACCATTGTATCATAATTCAAAGAACCTGATTTAGTGTCATCTCTATAATCAGAATTAAATGACCATAAACAATGAACAAGTTTATCTCTATAAAACATTAACTctcttggtgatgatgatacaaCGCAAGCAAAGCCATATAATAATCCCTGCTAAAGAATAGAGTTCTCACTAAGTGAATAAAACATTTGAATCAAAAACAGTTCAATAAGCTTCGTAGTAGTATAGAATCAAATCAATTGTCACCagaaaaaaatgacacattaaCAAATATTGTGAAGATAATAACCCCAGCCATAAGATCAGGCAAATAAGAACGTTTAGCTACTTTATTTGTATCATGGGATCTCTTTCGGAGTCATATAATGAAGGTTTAAATAGGAAAATGTAGGAGAACAATGACAATTAACTAATACACATTCTAAACCAAGCAAAGCTTAAGAGACTAGTCATAACCAATGGTGATATTACCTGCTCAAAATATGGAACTGCCTCGGTTGCTGATTTATTGTTAAATGAAATGCTGGCATTAACCTTTCAGGAGAGATATAACATATTTGTCACGCTTGCTTAGAattaagacaaataaaaaggtAACTAACCTTTGGTATCTTGGTTATCAAATCTTTGCTGATTTTACtgatattgaaaattttagctCACAAGTAACCTAACCTTTGGTATCTTCTCAGCAAAATAACTTCCGGTCAAAACTTGTAACAGTGCACCATTACTGTATAAAAAGTTCACAGTAGTCAGCATTTAGAAAATTCATAGggttgagcaaaaaaaaaaaaaacacgtataGAATAAGTGAACACATTGAATTGAGGAAAGAagtgaaaaaagttttttcccCACCTGTGACCAACTGAGAAAAGAGGAAGGTCAGCTAGATCTTGAGGCTTCAAATTTGAAGTTGGAATTCCATATGAGACAATCGTGTCCAAGCAGGAATTGAACCTCTCATAAACCTGCTTAGAAGCTTGTTCATGATCAAATGTAACATTGTACGGCACTGATACTATTAAATACCCTTCCTTTGCCAGTAGCTCCTTGAGGTAAGCTACTGCAAATCATACAGACACAAATGAACATTTTTTGAGTTCTAGAACAAATCATTTACACATGTATGAAACCAACGCAAGCAATTTTCCAAATACTTGGAAAGAAATAAGAGAGATGAGACCATGACTAAATACCCCACTACCAAATTCCCAGACTAGCGGATGTGGACTATACTCGTTAGATAACAAAATGTTTGCCGATGATAGATTTATGACCAAATCGCATGAGCTCATCTTCAACCATGTCAATGTGATATGCAAAAACACAGTCATGTGCTCAAAGTTAAAAAGCAAATGAAGCCACCTATACGTTGAGGAATGTCaaagattaacaaaaagaaGTTACATCGATCTCATATGCACTTCATGACCCAAAACTCAGCAAATCCACGGAATTATAGAAAGCCATAATCTACAATTACAAAAGCtttattcatcatcatcctaaGCGAGTATCAGAGGAAGAAATCTAAccatgaggaggaagaagaaaccaagcCGCCGATTAAATAGTTTTGGGccgaatcaaaccaaacagaacaaacaaaccCTAGATCTGTACAACACATAAGAACAATTAGTCaatttgaaaaccctaaaaataaaaaacacgaagAGAGGATCAGAGGAATGAACCTTAATTACCAAATAATCAAGACGGAGAAGAATCCCAGCCGATTGAACTAGTCTTGTGCGATATCTTTAACCAGCCGATTGAACTAGACggagaagaaaaattaaagcGTTTCTTTAACCCCGATATCGATATGTATGTATATCGCCGACATAACGCGTTTCTTTAACGGTTACTATTGTATATGGTTCGACCGTTGATTCATCATATATCTAACGATTCTGCATTTTTCAGgattaaaaatgatatatttcttTCTAATAGTTGGCAATATAAACAAGGGcctataaacaaacacaaaagcaaaagcatTTTATCTTAAACGGCTTTGTGGTTTATCTCGATAGATCTAGAtggattataattatataaagaaggCCCAATAAGGTCCATTAGTattaaattcttaatttaaacatctttctttcttatttaaaaCATGTACGTAAGACTAAAGATAATTTCGCCAGAAGTCATTTTAAATCAATTGTCTTTCATATGTGCCTATTTTAGAGACTTTTTGCATAAAAGGTACATATACATTACTAATTAGTATTAAACTTAGACTATTAAACAATAACTTTTAAAGTTGAAAATCAATTACGgctttatgaaaataatttttaaaaacaaattagggCCTCAATTGTATTTAGGTTTAGGCCTCATTTTAGTCTCTATgtttctgatatatatatatatatatatataNNNNNNNNNNNNNNNNNNNNNNNNNNNNNNNNNNNNNNNNNNNNNNNNNNNNNNNNNNNNNNNaaaaaaaaaaaaaaaaaaaatgtttcatgAGGCTTCGTTGCACTTTACAACATGCGACAGGGTTTTAAAAATGCGACAGGCTTCGTTTCAtgaggtttttaaaaaatgttttgtcatcctgccaaaatcgaaaatttttcccgaaaaaaaaaaaatttcccgccaaaatcgaaaaattttcccgccaaaaatattgaaatttataccttttaaaaaccttgtaaatgcttttaaaaaacttttaaaagcgtttacaaggtttttaaaaggtttttaaacacattgtaaacgcttttaaaaaccttgtaaatgcttttaaaaagcttgtaaatgctttaaaaggtgtttaaaaaccttttaaagcatttacaagctttttaaacaccttgtaaacgcttttaaaaactttttaaaagcatttaaaaggtgtttaaaaaccttttaaaaattttataaaaacttttacaaggtttttaaaaacattgtaaaagggtttagaaggtgtttaaaaaccttttaaaaatccttttaaaaaccatttgaaaaccttttaaaaaccttttaaaaaccttttaaaaccttttaaaaaccttttaaaaatcttgtaaaagcgtttacaagttgtttaaaaaaccttttaaaactctttaaaaaatcttgtaaaagcctttacaaggtgtttataaggcttttataaggtagaaaccttataaaaccttttaaaaaccttgtaaattttttttggcgggaaaaatttttttttcgaaactttttatcaaaagctttttgacaaaaaaatttttggcgggaaaatttttttgaaaaatttttggcgggaaaatttttttgaaaaatttttggcgggaaaatatgtcggaaattttttggcgggaaaattttgtttttctttttattgaataaaataattttcatctaagggtaaaatggtcattaaaaattaaaagagggcataaataaaaatggccagaaaagagggtatttttgaaaaggggtatatcaaaaggggcatttttaacaaattctcagggaatttaaaatttatattgtatttatttgctattttattattatttattaattttaaaaatataaaattttataggtatttgatataagtattcaaagtataggatttttgtagtgttttcaaggttttaacccatgtggtatatatattgtcttgtaatacatttatttcctgatacacatctaaaagtgtttaaaaaaaaaaacaattccacttaactccttatatgggattaatgccaacccgtctcaccaaaatcaaaataagtttttcgtaaaaaaataatcaaaataagttttttatgaagtttaattatgttaattgttttaccaaattagcatatttttttagtttataatttttccatgtcaatatatatagtttatgataattaatagaatttttttttttttttggtaattcctcaaaaataaaaaataaaccaaattatatgggggttttcaacatatttaatgtgacattttataattggattttcggtttaggaaatttattaatgttaatataattatcgatattgtaaacttttgttatgaaaaatctgttgtatatcatttaaatttgagagattctaacatccataaaaatagttttggagatttaatgggttaaaactttaatgggtatagttgtttttggaaaaatcggaatatATCGATGTTGTTAAGAtcttatggcaataaatgtaacaaatgttggtcaatttaagaaagtttagtatttgagtttctctccaatgttatttatggaattgttttaggggttaatgttataaaaagcaaattaaataagtaaaatttaaagggcataaaccaaaatgtacttcaaaaatattaatatagaaacATGTATGTAAAGACTAAATATTATTACGCCATAAGTCATTTTAAATCAATTGTCTTTCATATGTGCCTATTTTAGAGACTTTTTGCATAAAATGTACATATACATTACTAAGTAGTACTAAACTTAGATTATTAAACAATAACTTTTgaagttgaaaataaattacggctttatgaaaataatttttcaaaacaaaataggGCCTCAATTGTATTTTGCTTTAGGCCTCATTTTATTCTCTATGtttctgatatatataaaaaaaaacgtttataaaataatcttttgaagtagttgcaaaaaaaaaaaaaaaaattcatgaggCTTCGTTGGACTTTACAACTTTCATATTGACTACACAAATGTGTGATCATACTTAAATATAATTCATTGTCTCTATTTCGAAATTAGGTGACAAAGAAGATTCCtgtagtaaaataaaataagttgaGGTTTATGTTGGTGGCTTCTTAACCTTCAATGAGCTTCAGATCTGCTAAATCTCAAAGAGGATATTAAGATTAGCCTTCTTGATGCAAGTGATACATTGGTTCTGggatattttaagaaaaattcttgGATTCACCTCTTCTTATTTATCCCCTCTTAGTCAACCAATCAAATTACAACAATATGTCATGccatattatatttaaaaaataaatcaaaattaaaataaaaataaaacattgtaTTATTTCAAAGAGATTAATGTAAAATCAACATAGTTTTGCTAACGTATGGAAATATTATGTAACTTAAAAGTTTGATATTTTAGTGATACTGTAAATAGTGCTATACAATTTGACTtcaaaaagaaagggaaaaaaaaactggtttaTAGCTTTATATCAAGAGAACATTTGGTctaataacaaaaccaaagccATTGCCAAACCAGTGTCAAAACCAGGACTAACAACAAGATCAAAAACATCTGAACCGAACTGAATTCCTTTGGTTCTGACCTCTTTCCTTTTGATCTCCACCACTGTCTTTTTCAATGGGACGTGCACAATTTTACATGATTTACATTTGTACGATCCTTTGACGATGTAATAATTCTTCTTATCGAACGATCCTGAAAATACATATGCTAATATGTCGGATTTATTGCTCAGAATATTCATCTTTAAGTTCTTCCTCATGTACCAGATCGGACACTTCGGTATTTTTGTTTCTCCATTTGTATCATTTGCTTCATATATTCCCCAACTATTTACAAGCgcaattttctgaaaaataCAAAGGTAATTTTAATAAGTGATCATGATGACTATAACATTTAAAACGATTCAAAATAGTGTCTATAGTCTGTAAAGTGGCATTGACTATTGTCTAtaaagctttttttgttttaattataaataccTTTCATTTCATTGTCTATAAAATTGCAATGAGTACAAATGGATATCTAGATCGACAGTGTAGTCACGTGAGTCAAAAGTAGATTTTGGTGACATTAAAAGTCAAACATATAATACTCGGAGATTCTAGCTAGACGTAGTTATATGCACAATTATGATTATGAATACTTTTATAGTCAAATCTTTTATGCTGAATGaagttttgtatataaaaatattcccAATGAATATGACGGGTTATACAAAATTTTTGCCAATAGAATTGGCCACATGCAGAATACTTATATAATTTTGACGTGACCTATTGTGGACGGTGTCACGGTTGTGTAGTTGGTCCTACTCAATCTTAATTTATACTAGAGTATTCATAATATCTTCATTCATGCATATCTTCAATCGCTAAAAACAAAACGTCTTCTACAAAATCGGCTAAAAAATGTCTATCAGCGAAAGGAAAATGCTCTACATTCATCGATTACAATAATTATCAACATATCGCGACCTCTCAAGTATTTACAAATTATCACACTTCTAAAGATAGTAAGCAAATTGATTCAATACTTATAGTAAGAGTGATCGGTAATAAGGACGATAGAAACTGAATTCTTACAATCTTAAAAGTATTTCTACCTTTTTGTATCAGTCAAGTTTCGAAGGTGTATGTTAATTCAGATTCAAATCTTTGTAATTGTGAGATCCAGATTGTGTAGACGTGGTTTATTCTTGACAATCTAATATAATGTGATATTATAACCTTCTAAGAGGAGGTGTATGTGATATTGGGTTTGTTCGTTTGGCTGCCGCTGCGGCTGCGGCAGACGCAGGTTTGGTTGTTCGTTTGCttgccgcaggtacctgcgtcaTGACGTTGCGGCAAACGCTACGACCTGcgtctaatatttttaaacgttGTTTCAATTCAGCggttaaaaacataaacgcaGCCGCTGTCGCTGCCGCTGCCGCAGCCGCCAGCGTCAACCAAACGAATAAGCCCATTATAATCTTGTAGACGTGGTACAATTCATATAATTGTCTAAAACACATTCATATAAAAGAAGTTAATTGTAAttaatgtgtgtatatatttacCTTGGTACGTTGCATGAGGAGGAGGGAGTTTCCATCTTTATCCATGAGGATGAGTTCTCCGGGCCGGGTTCGGGCATAATTATCGACCCGGTAAATTAAATCTCCATTTGAATCTATCACCGTGAATCCTTCACAACTCACCAAAAGCGATTTTCTCCACACCGTGAGTATAGTACACGCGCCTCCAGTCACTGCTGCGGATACGGTGGCTTTGGACTCTGGAGACGACGGTGCATCTTCACCGTGGACAGACCTCGACCGATGCTTCAAGAAAGGGAACATGATTAGTTTTTTAGTGTTCTTGATTTACTATTTTAAGAAGGTTTGGATCTAATTGATCTCAAAACGAATATGGTAAGGTTAGGTGTAGgagaatgatatatatagagatcgGATATGTGTGTGGATTGAGGAAAGATGTTAGCtttgttatattatatcattgtcttattattatatactataaCTCAGTgtatttttgtcttctttattgCAACTTGCGAGGTGTTTcttaaaggaaaaaagatagctagctacacgaagtattggtgaatacatggtcacacatgccaagtatagtattgtatactcaactatacaaagtatatatattacatgaccACATGTATGAACTATATGATGTTATGCAGtcaacatcatagacatataatcTAGTACACCGGTCAGttgactccggcgaagaccgacgttgactccggcgttgaccaacactaaaaaaatttaaattaaaaaaaaaattattatagtaaattatttatgggttttcatgattaaaagacattttctatttaatatccaaatattttatatatatctctaatatattcattcttataattaattactttttatttttcaagctaaagtaaatagttaaataaaaatcatttataattattttttaagatataaaaacaatttataattattttcaagatatatatgtatatatatataaatctctcataatcagattatttaattactacaaaatcaataaaattaaattcaactactttcattagaaaataatatgcaaaagattgagtatatgactctttactctaaattttgcatggtaaatgttataaaaaagtttagacactctttactttaaaatttacaaactcaaaataacatataaccaacaaaaaattaacaatatttacttttaacatatgaacattttcatttttactctcttttacacaattacaatatgttaaattattttttagaaattttttttaaggtttgggttctctatattacatttaggatatatttaggaaatatattaaaaatatctttagatattgaattaacatataaacaacaacaaaaaaattcacaatatttacttttaacatatgaacattttcatttttaccctcttttacacaattacaatatgttaaattaatttttagaattttttttaaggtttgggttttctattttacatttaagatatatttaagaaatatataaaaatatttagatattgaatagaatattttttaattaatacaaaccataaatgatttaatataataatttcttatttttatttttaattttagaaaaaaatttggtcaacgccggagtcaacacCGGTCTTCACCGGAATTAATCAATCAGTGTACCAGATTGTATGTTTATAGTGTTGAACACatgacgtcatatagttcatgcatgtggtcatgtaatacatatatttcgtgtagttgagtatacaataaTATAGTTGGTATGTGTGGCCATGTATTCACCtatacttcatgtagctagccatcttttttcctttcttaaaTATCGCGATTCGCGACTTGATATTTGAATGCGAgaataatagtttttttactGATAAAACTTCTTCaacagaaatttttaaaataagaatttgaccaaaaaaacttTACTGATAAAacttaaatgttattttaaatatgGGTCACAACTTTTAtctgaaaaataatttaagatgTAAAGATATTTATAACATTCTACACGTTAAAATATCATCGTCACAgtacaaatacaaattttacGTACGAAACATTTACATTTTGCATGCCATATCTCAAATCatccttttaaaatatttaatctaaattgaaaatttaacatAAATGAGGTTGAAATTTCCAAATGATCATCCTTTGTACTATAACTCAAACATGCATATACGAGAGATTTAGCTGTCTAAAAAAGTTACGTATTTGTGACTTAGATCTtgtatattttgacaaaaatccTCATTATTTTGACCATCTACAGTTCATAGCTCTTACGGATATGGTATATTCTTTCTAGGAACTCTTTTGTCGAAGGCAAGCGTGGCTACCGGTGATTGGGTAATGACTAGCAGGTAGTCAGCATTTGGCTTAGGCACGCATGGTTTCTGGATATATTGATTTGGcatatctaatatattattGTGTCAATGTTAAAAATCAATTACTGTATTAGGTAAGAACTTTAATTAAGATTATGCAAGGTCCCAAATCAAGCCACGTAATCTTGTTAGACCGAAGATAATAGAATTTTGAGGTCTCCAAGAACCTCTTGTCTTCgaatctttccttttttctgaaaaagtaaattaaattaaattaaatctctCCTTTTCTACGTAAAAGTTTTGGTTAGGTAAAGGATAACTCTCTTCCACACGATTTGGTagagaaaattataatatataagaaaaaataattaacgaAATAATATGGTTGAATTTCATCTCACATTAGACGAAACTTCcataataatttgaataatCAATCATATTGGAAAAGTACATAGATAAAATATAAGTGAGACCTTTCATTTTCAAACCTGATTTTTGTTGATCTTCGGGTTTGCCATAAAATATTTTCCTTCAAGAGTGATGTAGACACAGTGGAGGAGCACACGTGTTAAACCCATGTCATGACGCATCACTAAAATGGGTTCCACAACAAAGAAGGTAAATTAGCTCTCGAGGCCACCAGAGTAATCAAACCCACGTGCGTGAGACCCCTGACCTGTCTCTCTTCTTATCTTTCGGGTCTTTCGAGTTCAAGATTTCTCGTTTTGCTTAACTCTTGGGACATCAATAATTTGGGgccttaattatatattaattaagtcATCAACAAGTGCAGTGATCATACTATTAGTTAAGCTATCAACAAGTGCGGCATCATCGATCTAGAGATATTCATCGCTGGTGGTATTGGATTAACTTATATACAGTATACGTTAAGAGGATATATTGACAGATTAGTCTGAAtctgattatttattttcatactatatttcttagatttttataGTTTCTGTAGGATAACATGGTTTTGGAGGGCAGTGTTTTACCAATCtttaaaagatatagaaaatattagGAGCGTAAAAAACTGAATTGAGAAAAGATACgaattgtattaaaataccaaaatcagAAATAAATTACAACGGAAAAATATTAAAGCATAATATAAATCATGAAAGcaagatataatatttttttccttaattcaataaatcagcagtaagtgctttcggacaatcacgatttatgaattTCAAGATACAACCGATCACAAATTATTACTCTGCACAAGAGTAATAAAACTCAGGCAAACATATCTACGTTATACCTTCGAAACTACTAATAACTAAGAACTAATTTTGGACGAagcaagagagagaaagacCATTTTAGAGTGAGTTTTNGGcatatctaatatattattGTGTCAATGTTAAAAATCAATTACTGTATTAGGTAAGAACTTTAATTAAGATTATGCAAGGTCCCAAATCAAGCCACGTAATCTTGTTAGACCGAAGATAATAGAATTTTGAGGTCTCCAAGAACCTCTTGTCTTCgaatctttccttttttctgaaaaagtaaattaaattaaattaaatctctCCTTTTCTACGTAAAAGTTTTGGTTAGGTAAAGGATAACTCTCTTCCACACGATTTGGTagagaaaattataatatataagaaaaaataattaacgaAATAATATGGTTGAATTTCATCTCACATTAGACGAAACTTCcataataatttgaataatCAATCATATTGGAAAAGTACATAGATAAAATATAAGTGAGACCTTTCATTTTCAAACCTGATTTTTGTTGATCTTCGGGTTTGCCATAAAATATTTTCCTTCAAGAGTGATGTAGACACAGTGGAGGAGCACACGTGTTAAA from Camelina sativa cultivar DH55 chromosome 2, Cs, whole genome shotgun sequence includes the following:
- the LOC104730241 gene encoding protein LURP-one-related 17-like — protein: MFPFLKHRSRSVHGEDAPSSPESKATVSAAVTGGACTILTVWRKSLLVSCEGFTVIDSNGDLIYRVDNYARTRPGELILMDKDGNSLLLMQRTKKIALVNSWGIYEANDTNGETKIPKCPIWYMRKNLKMNILSNKSDILAYVFSGSFDKKNYYIVKGSYKCKSCKIVHVPLKKTVVEIKRKEVRTKGIQFGSDVFDLVVSPGFDTGLAMALVLLLDQMFS